One Setaria italica strain Yugu1 chromosome II, Setaria_italica_v2.0, whole genome shotgun sequence DNA segment encodes these proteins:
- the LOC101778340 gene encoding skin secretory protein xP2-like produces the protein MCSTSPCGLTLQLAPKKALRTSSSSEGRAAAPPAAIGRVPGVAAGPPAEVAPAEAAVGAAAASATGGGVDSTPPSVPLIAPSAQGVIPPGPQAGEVIDLDTDEAEKAVTTGGGADAPAAVAGSEAEGAPAPGGAAVAEAAVTEAGASAPVTPAGVTLAAEAEVPTGVQGLQSALSRSADREHELKAQADGEIAKLRALLDEERGEHGTL, from the exons ATGTGCAGCACTTCTCCCTGTGGCCTCActctgcagctggcgcccaagaaggcgctgcggacGTCATCCTCCTCCGAGGGGCGGGCCGCGGCCCCGCCAGCGGCGATCGGCAGGGTTCCTGGTGTGGCCGCAGGTCCccccgcggaggtggcccctgcGGAGGCGGCtgtcggagcggcggcggcgtcagccACAGGAGGGGGAGTGGACTCCACTCCGCCTTCGGTCCCTCTGATCGCCCCTTCAGCTCAGGGTGTGATCCCCCCGGGCCcgcaggccggggaggtgatcgacctcgacaccgacgaggcggagaaggCGGTGACGACGGGAGGCggggcggatgcccccgctgcTGTGGCGGGATCcgaggcggagggggcgcctgctcccggaggcgcggcggtggcagagGCAGCGGTGACGGAGGCAGGGGCCTCCGCCCCGGTCACTCCCGCGGGAGTGACTCTGGCGGCAGAGGCGGAGGTGCCCACAGGG gtgcaggggcttcagtccGCCTTGTCCCGCAGCGCCGACCGGGAGCATGAattgaaggcccaggccgacg GTGAGATCGCCAAGTTGCGGgctctgctcgacgaggagcgcggcgagcacggcaCCCTGTGA